From Leptospira langatensis, the proteins below share one genomic window:
- a CDS encoding proton-conducting transporter membrane subunit, producing the protein MSFEILLGIGAAVFILIFLTYVLAPTKNQTNLVFWSVLLVLCAGINFAVWIIRDWHEEGSTLQWVLIEATTFVGALLISSSRTSKSFPIAWKFLLINSFGLGIAFLGIILLRSSLHVINQPIEFLAANASSHPEIIWVEIGLWLAIFGYSAKLGLFPNHVWIEDTYGESPTQVSSLLSSFIPVSVCFALRPFVHLDHQLFPNTFSGADGLLVLGIITILYSIFAIYDRNDIRRISAKVALFHTGALAVFLWMDLSENVFFYTMATNLVVKSLLFISMGIVRMDAGKRELGKIIQADSINKPALSLFILALFLAFVMPGSPIFVTDIILIKAGQIGGKSFVILVPILGIVFFGVMLYKLAPLLNIKGRPFPKDLSTILRIRMTNGFFLLLLLLSTGCWGFYLLLHGVL; encoded by the coding sequence TCTTGTATTATGTGCGGGCATTAACTTCGCAGTCTGGATCATCCGTGATTGGCATGAAGAAGGTTCTACCTTGCAATGGGTCTTGATCGAAGCCACTACATTCGTAGGAGCACTTCTCATCTCTTCCAGTAGAACGAGTAAGTCCTTTCCGATCGCCTGGAAATTCCTTCTGATCAACTCATTCGGACTTGGTATCGCATTTCTTGGGATCATTCTTCTTCGTTCTTCCTTGCATGTGATCAACCAACCCATAGAGTTCTTAGCGGCGAATGCTTCTTCTCATCCGGAAATTATCTGGGTGGAGATCGGCCTTTGGCTTGCGATCTTCGGTTATTCCGCAAAGCTCGGGCTTTTCCCAAATCACGTTTGGATCGAGGATACATATGGGGAGAGTCCTACGCAGGTTTCTTCTCTGCTTTCTTCCTTTATTCCTGTTTCGGTCTGCTTTGCCTTAAGACCTTTCGTGCATCTGGATCACCAACTCTTTCCGAATACATTCAGCGGTGCGGATGGGCTTCTGGTGCTTGGGATCATCACGATTTTATATAGTATCTTCGCCATCTACGACAGAAACGATATCCGCAGGATCTCTGCAAAAGTTGCCCTTTTCCATACAGGAGCTCTTGCCGTCTTCCTTTGGATGGATTTAAGCGAGAATGTGTTTTTCTATACAATGGCTACGAACTTAGTCGTGAAATCCCTTTTGTTCATCAGCATGGGGATCGTACGTATGGATGCTGGCAAACGAGAATTGGGTAAGATCATCCAGGCGGACTCTATCAATAAGCCTGCTTTATCCCTTTTCATTCTCGCATTGTTCTTAGCCTTCGTGATGCCGGGATCTCCCATCTTCGTGACGGATATTATCCTGATCAAGGCAGGACAGATCGGAGGAAAATCCTTTGTTATCCTTGTTCCGATCCTAGGGATCGTATTCTTCGGAGTGATGCTGTATAAGCTTGCACCTCTCTTGAATATCAAGGGAAGACCTTTTCCCAAGGATCTTTCCACCATTCTTAGGATCCGGATGACGAACGGATTCTTCTTACTTCTACTTCTTCTCAGCACCGGTTGCTGGGGATTCTATCTTCTTTTACACGGTGTATTATGA
- a CDS encoding metal (Ni/Fe) hydrogenase large subunit, with product MKNVTGIFHSSETKQTHRFWLTKDGIERETLSKSEEKNLYEDHANPIWILRHSLGTNQGPEDYSHMDYEKYLSQDRKHLLEKFLTRAGIKDIIYRGFNVPVPPSYYSHAVGPIHAGVIEPGHFRFIVQGEVIQNLDIRLGFQRRGLLDLLKGKNKDDISSYAEAVSGDSSVAYGIAFSKAFEEAHGISVPQEVNFARTVLLEIERIAIHIGDLGAIAGDVGYYPLQGVCSMQRGVPLGVMEALTGNRFGRGALSPGKVRLKKDLSESVLMDLAKRIADVTEDVAGHFERAASKSTNRERLQICGTLTPKQWKDLGFVGMVEKCIGFSRDLRHHDTSYSLAGEGIKLDLDHANMKGDAWARFYLRYEELKNSGAWLTKAIPALKNFHAANEAFKKAKASKPKPGVYFGAAEGWRGPVLVSFTLNSSGDITEAYVRDPSVLNWHALELAVRGENIGDFPLNNKSFNLSYVGVDL from the coding sequence ATGAAAAACGTTACCGGTATTTTTCATTCTTCTGAAACCAAACAGACTCATAGATTCTGGCTCACTAAGGACGGGATCGAAAGAGAGACTCTTTCCAAATCCGAAGAGAAGAATCTCTATGAGGATCATGCAAATCCGATCTGGATCCTAAGACATAGCCTCGGGACCAACCAAGGTCCCGAAGATTATTCTCATATGGATTATGAGAAGTATCTTTCCCAAGATAGAAAGCATCTCCTGGAGAAGTTTTTAACAAGGGCTGGGATCAAGGACATTATCTATCGAGGTTTCAATGTTCCTGTTCCTCCTTCTTATTATTCTCATGCGGTGGGTCCCATCCATGCAGGTGTGATCGAGCCTGGTCATTTCAGATTCATTGTCCAAGGAGAAGTCATCCAAAACTTGGATATCCGTCTCGGTTTCCAGAGAAGGGGACTACTGGACCTACTCAAAGGAAAGAATAAGGACGATATCTCTTCTTATGCGGAAGCAGTCTCCGGGGACTCGAGTGTTGCTTATGGGATTGCATTCAGTAAGGCATTCGAAGAGGCCCACGGTATCTCCGTTCCACAAGAAGTAAATTTCGCAAGAACCGTTCTTCTCGAGATCGAAAGAATTGCCATCCATATCGGGGATCTAGGAGCGATTGCGGGTGACGTAGGATATTATCCGTTGCAAGGGGTTTGCTCCATGCAAAGAGGGGTTCCTCTGGGAGTCATGGAGGCTCTTACCGGAAATCGTTTTGGAAGAGGAGCACTCTCTCCGGGAAAAGTGCGTCTCAAAAAAGATCTCTCCGAATCCGTACTTATGGATCTTGCAAAACGAATTGCAGATGTCACAGAAGATGTGGCGGGCCATTTCGAAAGAGCAGCAAGCAAATCCACAAACAGAGAAAGGCTTCAGATCTGCGGAACCCTTACCCCAAAACAATGGAAAGATCTTGGCTTTGTGGGAATGGTAGAGAAATGCATCGGTTTCTCTAGAGACTTACGTCATCACGATACAAGTTATTCACTCGCAGGAGAAGGGATCAAGTTAGACCTGGATCATGCGAACATGAAAGGAGATGCTTGGGCAAGATTCTATCTTCGTTATGAAGAGTTGAAGAATAGCGGAGCCTGGTTAACCAAAGCGATCCCCGCGCTCAAGAATTTCCATGCGGCAAACGAGGCATTCAAGAAAGCAAAAGCATCCAAGCCGAAGCCCGGAGTCTATTTCGGTGCCGCGGAAGGTTGGAGAGGACCTGTTCTTGTTTCCTTTACCTTGAATTCTTCCGGGGATATCACGGAGGCGTATGTAAGAGATCCTTCCGTTTTGAACTGGCATGCGTTAGAGCTTGCAGTCAGAGGGGAAAATATTGGGGATTTCCCTCTCAACAATAAGTCCTTCAACCTAAGTTATGTGGGAGTCGATCTATGA